One uncultured Carboxylicivirga sp. genomic window, AACCGGTAAAGCTACTCGTGTAGGCCGCAAGTTGAATGATAACGGTAAATTAGTTCGTTATTCTAAAAAATCAGGGGAGGAAATCAAGTAATGAGTTATACACCTAGTTTAAGCAATCAATATAAGGAGCAAATTGTACCAAATTTGATGAAACAATTTGGTTACAAATCAATCATGCAGGTTCCTAAGTTGGAGAAAATCGTTATCAACCAAGGTATCGGTGCTGCAACTTCAGATAAAAAAATGATTGAGAATGCCCTTAAGGAAATGACCACTATTACTGGTCAGAAGGCTATTCCTTGTCTTTCTAAGAAGGACGTCTCAAACTTTAAGTTGCGTAAAAAAATGCCTATCGGTGTAAGAGTAACTTTGCGTCGTGAGAACATGTATGAATTTTTGGAGCGCTTGATTCGCGTGGCTTTACCACGTATTCGTGACTTCAAAGGTATCAACAGTAAGTTGGATGGACGTGGAAATTATACCTTAGGTATTGAAGAACAAATCATTTTTCCTGAAATAAATATCGACAATGTGTCGAAAATATTGGGTATGAATATTACCTTTGTGACCTCGGGAAAAACCGATGAGGAAGCTTTTGCTCTTTTGAAAGAGTTTGGGCTACCATTTAAAAACGTAAAAAAGAACTAGTTATATGGCTAAGGAATCAATGAAAGCCCGTGAAGTAAAAAGGGCTAAGCTGGTTGCCAAATACGCTAATAAACGTGCCGAATTAAAGGCAGAGGGTGATTACGTGGGCTTGCAGAAGCTTCCACGTAACGCTTCTCCTGTTCGCATGCATAACCGTTGTAAATTAACGGGTCGTCCAAAAGGATACATGCGTCAGTTTGGTCTTTCACGTATTCAGTTTCGTGAAATGGCTTCAGCTGGTTTAATCCCAGGCGTTAAAAAAGCAAGTTGGTAAGAGTTTTAAATATTGTCCCGCATTGCGCGGGATCAATTTAATCTTTATATAATGACAGATCCAATAGCAGATTTCCTGACACGTATCAGGAATGCCATTATGGCGGGTCACAGGGTTGTTGAGGTTCCTGCCTCCAACCTTAAGAGAGAGATGACCAAAATTCTTTTCGAGAAAGGGTACATCTTGAATTACAAATTTATCGATGATGATAAGCAAGGTGTTGTGAAGATCGCGTTGAAATACGATCCTCAAACAAAAACTCCTGCCATCAAATCACTAAAAAGGGTTAGTACTCCTGGGTTGCGTTCTTATGCAGGGTACCGTAGCCTACCACGTGTTTTGAATGGTTTGGGTATTGCTATTGTGTCAACATCTAAAGGTGTAATGACAGATAAAGAAGCCCGAGTACAGAAAATCGGAGGTGAAGTATTGTGTTACGTTTATTAAAAAGAAGAAATTATGTCAAGAATTGGAAAAGCACCGATTAGCATACCTTCAGGAGTGAACGTAACAGTTAAAGACAATACAGTAACTGTAAAAGGCCCAAAAGGCGAATTAATACAGTCTGTTCACCCTGAGTTGGAAGTGAAAGTTGAGGACGGTACATTAACTTTAGAGCGTCCTAACGATGAAAAGGAAATACGTTCAATGCACGGTTTATACCGTTCTTTGATTAACAACATGGTTGTTGGTGTTTCTGAAGGATACAAAAAAGAACTTGAATTAGTAGGTGTAGGTTACCGTGCAACAAACCAGGGACAATTATTGGAATTGTCTTTAGGTTA contains:
- the rplE gene encoding 50S ribosomal protein L5 — protein: MSYTPSLSNQYKEQIVPNLMKQFGYKSIMQVPKLEKIVINQGIGAATSDKKMIENALKEMTTITGQKAIPCLSKKDVSNFKLRKKMPIGVRVTLRRENMYEFLERLIRVALPRIRDFKGINSKLDGRGNYTLGIEEQIIFPEINIDNVSKILGMNITFVTSGKTDEEAFALLKEFGLPFKNVKKN
- the rpsN gene encoding 30S ribosomal protein S14; this encodes MAKESMKAREVKRAKLVAKYANKRAELKAEGDYVGLQKLPRNASPVRMHNRCKLTGRPKGYMRQFGLSRIQFREMASAGLIPGVKKASW
- the rpsH gene encoding 30S ribosomal protein S8 → MTDPIADFLTRIRNAIMAGHRVVEVPASNLKREMTKILFEKGYILNYKFIDDDKQGVVKIALKYDPQTKTPAIKSLKRVSTPGLRSYAGYRSLPRVLNGLGIAIVSTSKGVMTDKEARVQKIGGEVLCYVY
- the rplF gene encoding 50S ribosomal protein L6 → MSRIGKAPISIPSGVNVTVKDNTVTVKGPKGELIQSVHPELEVKVEDGTLTLERPNDEKEIRSMHGLYRSLINNMVVGVSEGYKKELELVGVGYRATNQGQLLELSLGYSHPIHLLLPSEIKVEAVTDRKSNPIITLESADKQLLGQVCAKIRSLRKPEPYKGKGVRFKGEVVRRKAGKSAKV